A single genomic interval of Brevibacillus brevis harbors:
- a CDS encoding imm11 family protein — MRDYYQLMDDSRIAQKVKPQGLRKEDSFAQLPPVSILDVAEHSFNEYTDWLEKPVPMMSQQMKSIIEKYNPRIQWKCVHLIDKRSGSQNVYWVMQIPTLDCLSQDSEFYLNGTVKRLVLDHEKIKAHHFFAIEGILEPYIVVSLDVAESLLRRSYTGFVLQKVEQA, encoded by the coding sequence TTGAGAGATTACTACCAACTCATGGATGACAGTCGAATCGCTCAAAAGGTGAAACCGCAGGGTCTACGAAAGGAAGACAGCTTCGCACAGCTCCCGCCTGTCTCGATTTTAGATGTCGCTGAACATAGCTTCAACGAGTACACAGACTGGCTGGAAAAGCCTGTGCCTATGATGTCACAACAGATGAAGTCGATTATCGAGAAATACAATCCGAGAATTCAGTGGAAATGTGTCCATTTGATAGACAAGCGATCTGGCTCACAAAACGTGTACTGGGTCATGCAAATACCTACCTTGGATTGTCTTTCACAGGATAGCGAGTTTTATCTAAATGGAACCGTAAAGAGACTTGTGTTAGACCACGAAAAGATCAAGGCGCATCATTTTTTTGCCATTGAAGGAATTTTGGAGCCGTATATCGTGGTGAGTCTCGATGTAGCAGAAAGCTTACTGCGTAGAAGCTATACGGGCTTTGTTTTACAAAAAGTAGAGCAGGCGTAA
- a CDS encoding DUF4280 domain-containing protein, translating to MLLSLLQLLAPKAHGEYSYVVRGATVKCSEGTDTSFLNLPQCHGVYARGKPVMNIADNVVDANIGCFGICRETGTVCRPMIANKWTEGKHDVLVKNEPALLSKSELICTVKGIITIEKDGQD from the coding sequence ATGCTTTTGTCTTTGCTTCAACTTCTGGCTCCGAAGGCACACGGTGAGTATTCCTATGTTGTACGTGGGGCAACCGTAAAATGCAGTGAGGGAACAGACACCAGCTTTTTAAATTTGCCGCAATGCCACGGAGTATACGCGCGTGGTAAACCGGTCATGAATATTGCCGATAACGTTGTCGATGCCAATATTGGGTGTTTTGGTATTTGCAGGGAAACAGGAACCGTATGTAGACCAATGATAGCTAACAAGTGGACGGAAGGAAAGCACGATGTACTGGTAAAAAACGAGCCAGCCTTACTCAGTAAGTCGGAGCTGATTTGTACTGTCAAAGGGATTATTACGATTGAAAAGGATGGGCAGGATTGA
- a CDS encoding phage late control D family protein produces the protein MGRIDVIEGEEFMQGTDGVMTYQDIQIVWPYGTIRLDRLEFVHQTGEHAKLRFTGIVPEEKEDEIIHRASSHDVIELCQKVGKQKKSIFIGRLHHVEIKVVRDVHYVTVEAVSHTYAMDMGVKMRSFQDESRLYSSIVDELVSKYPGGDMIDNAFNDLKQGKYIMQYEETDWVFLKRIASHVGAVLVPDVSANKVRFWVGLPEGRKQIKLKDRPYEVNQSIAPYRTYTFEHDDVLELGDEVLREGQTFAITKRIASMADGLFRWTYVCATRKSVKQKKFYNKAIIGAAIDGKIIQIGRNQVKIHLTIDKTQDKSKAQWFPYGAEGNQILYLMPEIGSKVKLYFPGADEDDAMVINSVRHAPQGSFVEKNDKRMVDPGVKSFGIPQGKEFTMGDTELRMTAKEGALEISMSSLWGVSLNSTTNVNIQASGELNVNGAAVYMVGSGGMYLDTATDTIALVEENDTSSDQILLDAEKSHSFAPILSPFEQDIKSLGWQGAVDKRLVDHDAAEAKGEGEVVEETLSSLWNFAVDVADVAYTGVQLLASDEGETVTNIRGAKVKSLTEGNNLAKETEQKATSAANYVGDVFQGEKSFGEIGQDIKAAGVKVGESVMQDYVIPVGVNWLHHIEDKYGGEEAKLKRTLEESYQRGRNRGRVDVIGAEVIASGLSGGMGGAAMKTVTTTAKLTPDGPNRDRTPDGNGRDGSNGSNRSDGNETPLFGLFDSIKKDMETLDGKFKTKAKTVEDALKEMQEMVNSFVAAMQGFSNLVPDTGTPKLFSLDGNGGGGHNHNTGNNRNNKRDNEGTGDATKFKFPDDPMRDVSGSGRISNPTEWNDILKDVESQGGKINYTTDSTTMGYGPNGTRGNPGTISIDPDASFSALKHEYQHFLDDKASGWEGWRVKLTDYDEAYRWEVNAYQIEIDMAKELGRNDVVEHLLKNLEKEKSKIYNPWGD, from the coding sequence ATGGGCAGGATTGATGTGATTGAAGGAGAGGAGTTTATGCAGGGAACGGATGGAGTCATGACCTACCAGGATATACAGATTGTCTGGCCCTATGGAACGATCCGACTTGATCGGTTGGAATTTGTCCATCAAACTGGCGAACATGCAAAATTACGCTTTACAGGTATTGTTCCCGAAGAAAAAGAAGATGAGATTATACATAGAGCAAGCAGCCACGACGTTATTGAGCTGTGTCAGAAGGTAGGAAAGCAGAAGAAGTCGATATTTATCGGACGACTACATCATGTGGAGATCAAGGTTGTCCGTGATGTCCACTATGTGACGGTGGAAGCTGTATCGCATACCTATGCCATGGATATGGGCGTGAAGATGCGTTCTTTTCAAGACGAGAGCCGATTGTACTCAAGTATTGTAGATGAGCTCGTGTCGAAGTATCCTGGTGGAGATATGATCGATAATGCCTTCAATGATCTCAAACAGGGCAAATACATCATGCAGTACGAAGAGACGGACTGGGTGTTTTTAAAACGAATTGCCTCTCACGTAGGGGCTGTCCTCGTACCAGATGTGAGTGCAAATAAGGTGCGCTTCTGGGTCGGTCTACCAGAGGGAAGAAAGCAGATCAAGCTGAAAGACAGGCCATACGAGGTTAACCAGTCCATCGCACCATATAGGACCTACACGTTTGAACACGACGATGTTTTAGAGCTTGGGGATGAAGTGTTACGAGAGGGGCAGACCTTCGCTATTACCAAGCGAATAGCAAGCATGGCAGATGGTCTATTCAGGTGGACGTATGTTTGCGCAACTCGCAAAAGTGTGAAACAAAAGAAGTTCTATAACAAAGCCATCATCGGTGCCGCTATCGACGGGAAAATCATTCAAATCGGACGAAACCAAGTCAAAATCCATCTCACTATCGATAAAACGCAAGATAAGAGCAAGGCACAGTGGTTCCCGTATGGGGCGGAAGGCAACCAAATCCTATACCTCATGCCGGAGATCGGCTCTAAAGTAAAATTGTATTTCCCAGGTGCCGATGAGGACGATGCGATGGTCATCAACTCCGTCCGTCATGCGCCACAGGGAAGCTTTGTCGAGAAGAACGACAAGCGAATGGTGGACCCGGGAGTCAAATCGTTTGGCATCCCACAAGGAAAAGAATTCACCATGGGAGACACCGAACTGAGGATGACCGCCAAAGAAGGTGCGTTGGAAATCTCGATGAGTAGCCTCTGGGGTGTGAGTCTGAACAGTACCACGAATGTAAACATTCAAGCGTCAGGAGAGCTGAATGTAAATGGTGCCGCTGTCTACATGGTGGGTTCGGGAGGGATGTACCTCGATACAGCTACGGATACGATCGCATTAGTAGAAGAGAACGACACGAGTAGCGATCAGATTCTTCTGGATGCGGAGAAGAGTCATTCTTTTGCACCAATCTTGAGTCCGTTTGAACAAGATATTAAGAGTCTAGGCTGGCAGGGCGCGGTAGATAAACGACTCGTAGATCACGATGCGGCCGAAGCCAAAGGGGAAGGGGAAGTCGTTGAAGAGACCCTGTCGTCGCTATGGAACTTTGCCGTAGATGTTGCCGATGTTGCCTACACGGGCGTACAATTGTTAGCGAGTGATGAGGGTGAGACGGTCACCAACATTAGGGGAGCTAAGGTTAAGTCGTTAACCGAGGGGAACAACTTAGCAAAAGAAACAGAACAAAAAGCTACGAGTGCGGCAAACTATGTAGGAGATGTGTTTCAGGGCGAGAAGTCGTTCGGTGAAATCGGTCAAGATATAAAAGCGGCTGGTGTAAAAGTCGGAGAGAGCGTCATGCAAGACTACGTTATTCCAGTCGGGGTGAATTGGCTACACCATATAGAAGACAAGTATGGAGGTGAAGAAGCAAAGCTAAAAAGAACACTGGAGGAAAGCTACCAACGAGGTAGGAATAGGGGAAGAGTAGATGTCATAGGTGCTGAGGTAATCGCGAGTGGACTGTCAGGTGGAATGGGTGGAGCCGCTATGAAGACAGTGACTACAACCGCCAAACTGACGCCAGATGGACCAAATAGGGATCGTACGCCAGATGGTAACGGCAGAGATGGAAGCAACGGAAGCAATAGAAGCGACGGAAATGAAACTCCATTATTCGGACTTTTTGACTCGATTAAAAAAGATATGGAAACGCTGGATGGGAAGTTCAAAACGAAGGCGAAGACTGTTGAAGATGCGTTGAAAGAAATGCAAGAGATGGTTAATAGTTTTGTAGCTGCTATGCAAGGATTTTCCAATCTGGTTCCCGATACAGGTACGCCGAAGTTATTTTCGTTGGACGGGAATGGTGGTGGCGGGCATAACCATAATACTGGGAATAATAGAAATAATAAGCGAGATAATGAGGGGACGGGTGATGCTACTAAGTTTAAATTTCCTGATGACCCAATGAGAGATGTTAGTGGTTCTGGTAGAATTTCAAACCCAACAGAATGGAATGATATACTAAAAGATGTAGAATCTCAAGGTGGAAAAATTAACTACACAACTGATTCAACCACCATGGGATATGGACCAAATGGCACAAGAGGAAATCCAGGTACTATATCAATAGATCCTGATGCATCTTTTAGTGCTTTGAAACATGAATATCAACATTTTCTTGATGACAAAGCAAGTGGTTGGGAAGGTTGGAGAGTAAAATTAACTGATTATGATGAAGCTTATCGATGGGAGGTAAATGCTTATCAAATAGAAATTGATATGGCAAAAGAGCTAGGAAGAAATGATGTAGTTGAGCATTTACTAAAAAATTTAGAAAAAGAAAAATCCAAAATTTATAATCCATGGGGTGATTAA
- a CDS encoding NAD(P)-dependent oxidoreductase has protein sequence MIIGWIGLGNMGIPMASNLLAAGYDVRVWNRTPGKAAPLVALGAKETATLSDLVAQSDVLFTMVSDDDAVKAIYTGSGGLLSLPVQGKLAVDMSTISPDTSRFLAEHAKQAGLRFLDAPVSGSVGPAKEGKLVIMVGGEEADFEVAKPMLDKLGKAAFYLGPNGAGTSAKLAINLLLGITVQGVSETLLFARSLGIGTEQMLDIISESAVGTPLIRGKAASILADDYPAAFALKHMAKDLRLANEAGVSTPLAESVNATYRHALEEGLGELDLMAILRHLEGK, from the coding sequence ATGATCATCGGTTGGATTGGTTTGGGGAATATGGGCATTCCAATGGCTAGCAATCTGCTAGCTGCTGGCTACGACGTACGTGTCTGGAATCGTACACCGGGAAAAGCTGCACCATTAGTGGCTCTGGGAGCGAAGGAGACAGCCACTCTGTCAGATTTGGTAGCACAAAGCGATGTACTGTTCACGATGGTAAGTGACGATGATGCCGTAAAAGCAATCTATACGGGCTCAGGTGGTCTCTTGAGTCTTCCCGTGCAAGGAAAGCTGGCCGTGGACATGAGCACCATTTCACCAGATACTTCCCGTTTTCTTGCCGAGCACGCCAAACAAGCTGGGCTGCGCTTTCTCGATGCGCCTGTATCTGGCAGTGTAGGACCTGCAAAAGAAGGGAAGCTCGTCATCATGGTAGGCGGCGAAGAGGCGGATTTTGAGGTAGCCAAGCCTATGCTGGACAAGCTGGGCAAAGCCGCTTTTTATTTGGGACCAAACGGAGCGGGTACATCTGCGAAGCTGGCGATCAACCTGCTGCTCGGCATTACAGTACAAGGTGTGTCTGAAACTTTATTATTCGCACGATCCCTCGGCATTGGTACGGAGCAAATGCTGGACATCATTTCCGAGAGCGCCGTAGGAACGCCACTCATTCGCGGAAAGGCCGCTTCCATCCTCGCTGACGACTATCCGGCTGCCTTTGCCCTAAAGCATATGGCCAAGGACCTTCGCCTTGCGAATGAAGCAGGCGTCTCTACCCCATTGGCTGAATCCGTAAATGCGACCTATCGTCATGCATTGGAAGAAGGCTTGGGCGAGCTGGATTTGATGGCGATCCTGCGTCATCTCGAGGGAAAATGA
- a CDS encoding pyrroline-5-carboxylate reductase family protein: MRIGIIGLGSMGQMLVKSLCKSGVIQPEHISVFNRTREKAENLQASHSILIAESAQEVCDQAKLVFLCTKPLDILPLLRELSIPESVHIVSVAAGVSIDDLETVHAGAVSKVIPTVTSQELHGVSLFTCSSRTSAEDRNDLLTLLSSISQSQEVSEVEIETATILTSSAPGLIAGILDLFAQAAVRKTPELDLDTARSMLVETMLGTALLLKNEQLSFDQLIERVATKGGITEEGLRVLDKTLPSGFDELFAMTESKHAALKILVQQQIKA; this comes from the coding sequence ATGCGAATTGGAATCATTGGATTAGGCAGTATGGGACAAATGCTGGTGAAATCACTCTGTAAAAGCGGTGTGATCCAGCCCGAGCATATCAGCGTCTTCAATCGAACAAGAGAAAAGGCTGAAAATCTGCAAGCATCACATAGCATTCTCATAGCCGAAAGTGCGCAAGAGGTGTGCGACCAGGCAAAGCTGGTCTTTCTCTGCACAAAGCCACTGGATATCCTGCCTCTACTGCGTGAGTTGTCTATCCCTGAAAGTGTACATATTGTTTCTGTGGCAGCAGGCGTTAGCATCGATGATTTGGAAACCGTCCATGCTGGAGCCGTAAGCAAGGTAATTCCTACCGTCACTTCGCAAGAGTTGCATGGTGTATCGTTGTTTACATGTAGCAGTCGAACAAGTGCAGAGGATCGCAATGACCTTCTCACGCTCTTGTCTTCCATTAGTCAATCACAGGAAGTGTCCGAGGTCGAGATCGAAACAGCAACGATCCTCACCAGTAGCGCACCAGGACTGATCGCAGGGATTCTTGACTTGTTCGCCCAGGCAGCCGTTCGCAAAACACCAGAGCTTGACTTGGATACTGCGAGAAGCATGCTGGTGGAAACGATGCTGGGAACCGCTCTTTTGCTCAAAAATGAACAGCTTAGCTTCGACCAGCTAATCGAGCGTGTTGCTACCAAAGGTGGCATTACCGAGGAAGGCTTGCGTGTTCTTGACAAGACGCTTCCTTCCGGATTTGACGAGTTGTTTGCAATGACAGAATCCAAGCACGCTGCTTTAAAGATACTTGTCCAACAGCAAATAAAAGCATAA
- a CDS encoding zinc metallopeptidase, with the protein MFFHPMDFLILIAFGLSLWAQFRVKGTFNKFAEVPTSSGLTGAEAARRMLDANGLTNVPVQHIPGTLTDHYDPTDRVVRLSDPVYFGNSIASLSVACHEVGHAIQHKVSYPMLVARHRIFPVVNLVSGVAPLLLLAGFFFKMAGLLLIGIIFFSGAVAFQLVTLPVEFNASSRAKELMLKMGFIRNEEERGASKVLGAAALTYVAAALISVLELAKYIMIFRSSDD; encoded by the coding sequence ATGTTTTTCCATCCTATGGATTTCCTGATTCTGATTGCATTCGGACTGTCGCTCTGGGCACAGTTCCGTGTGAAAGGAACTTTTAACAAATTCGCCGAAGTTCCTACCTCCTCCGGTCTTACCGGTGCAGAGGCTGCCCGCCGCATGCTCGATGCGAACGGCTTGACGAACGTTCCTGTTCAGCACATCCCAGGTACATTGACTGACCACTACGACCCGACTGACCGTGTCGTACGCCTGTCTGATCCTGTATACTTCGGAAACTCGATTGCATCCCTGTCCGTTGCTTGTCACGAGGTCGGCCATGCGATTCAACACAAGGTCTCCTACCCGATGCTGGTAGCACGTCATCGTATTTTCCCAGTAGTCAATCTGGTGTCCGGTGTGGCGCCATTGCTGCTGTTGGCTGGTTTCTTCTTTAAAATGGCTGGACTCCTGCTCATCGGGATTATCTTCTTCTCCGGAGCAGTTGCTTTCCAGCTCGTGACACTGCCTGTCGAGTTTAACGCAAGTAGCCGTGCGAAAGAACTGATGCTCAAAATGGGCTTCATCCGCAATGAAGAAGAGCGTGGAGCAAGCAAAGTACTGGGCGCAGCCGCTCTGACTTACGTAGCTGCCGCTCTGATCTCTGTTCTCGAGTTGGCGAAGTACATCATGATTTTCCGTAGCTCTGACGACTAA
- a CDS encoding glutamate-1-semialdehyde 2,1-aminomutase yields the protein MKRERSAQLHEEALDVILGGVNSPSRSFKAVGGGAPVTMERAQGAYFWDVDGNRYIDYLAAYGPIITGHAHPHVTKAICEAAANGTLYGTPTPWEITFANMIREAIPSMERIRFNNSGTEAVMTCIRVARAYTGRVKIIKFAGCYHGHSDLVLVAAGSGPSTLGIPDSAGIPQSIASEVITVPFNNVEAFANAMSKWGSETACVLVEPIVGNFGIVAPEPGFLEEVNRITHEAGALVVYDEVITAFRFCYGGAQNLLGVEPDLTALGKIIGGGLPIGAYGGRQEIMEQVAPLGPAYQAGTMAGNPASIRAGIACLEVLKQPGVYDEFERLGAMLANGITEAANKHGVTIQLNRVKGALAVYFTDEPVHDYDAAQKANGEIFARFFQLMLNEGVCLAPSKYEAWFVTTAHTEEDIQYTIAAVDRAFSQL from the coding sequence ATGAAACGTGAACGATCCGCGCAACTGCACGAGGAAGCACTCGACGTCATTCTGGGCGGGGTAAACAGCCCTTCCCGCTCTTTCAAGGCTGTAGGCGGGGGAGCACCCGTAACGATGGAACGTGCCCAGGGCGCGTATTTCTGGGACGTGGACGGCAATCGATATATTGACTATTTAGCAGCATATGGCCCCATCATTACTGGCCATGCCCATCCACATGTAACCAAAGCGATTTGCGAAGCGGCTGCCAACGGAACCCTGTACGGTACTCCTACTCCATGGGAAATTACCTTCGCAAACATGATCCGCGAAGCAATCCCTTCGATGGAGCGCATTCGATTTAATAACTCCGGTACAGAAGCAGTCATGACCTGCATTCGTGTAGCGCGTGCCTATACCGGTCGTGTCAAAATCATCAAATTCGCAGGCTGCTACCACGGCCACTCTGATTTGGTGCTCGTTGCTGCGGGCTCCGGTCCATCTACCTTGGGGATTCCGGACAGTGCAGGTATTCCACAAAGCATTGCCAGCGAAGTCATTACGGTACCTTTTAATAATGTCGAAGCATTCGCAAATGCTATGAGCAAATGGGGAAGCGAAACGGCTTGCGTCCTCGTTGAGCCGATTGTCGGTAACTTCGGTATCGTGGCACCTGAGCCTGGCTTCCTGGAAGAGGTTAACCGCATTACGCACGAAGCTGGCGCCCTTGTCGTCTACGATGAAGTGATCACGGCCTTCCGCTTCTGCTATGGCGGAGCACAAAACCTCCTCGGAGTCGAGCCTGATCTGACTGCATTGGGCAAAATTATCGGTGGCGGTCTACCAATCGGCGCTTATGGCGGACGTCAGGAAATCATGGAGCAAGTCGCTCCACTCGGACCTGCGTATCAAGCAGGAACAATGGCCGGTAATCCTGCTTCCATCCGTGCGGGAATTGCCTGCCTGGAAGTATTGAAACAGCCGGGCGTGTACGATGAATTCGAACGATTGGGCGCCATGCTTGCGAACGGAATCACCGAAGCAGCCAACAAACACGGCGTAACCATTCAGCTCAATCGTGTAAAAGGGGCACTGGCTGTTTACTTCACGGACGAGCCTGTTCATGATTATGATGCTGCTCAGAAAGCGAATGGAGAAATTTTTGCCCGCTTCTTCCAACTGATGCTGAATGAAGGTGTATGCCTGGCACCATCCAAATATGAAGCCTGGTTCGTGACCACAGCTCATACAGAAGAAGACATTCAATACACCATCGCAGCTGTAGACCGCGCCTTTTCTCAGCTGTAA
- a CDS encoding protein phosphatase 2C domain-containing protein yields the protein MWGAACAVVRVGDAHIEYAQLGDCMIFAVYEDDAVRPLTHTQVSHLEQAALAKWEEGIHEGLCTRTELYERCMDILIHNRYQANGPGGYGVLNGDAACRDFIEYGRMNRIGVKALVLITDGLFMPRALSGSQPKWEETVLPIVHKGLQRYTDELISLENNDPECIRYIRFKKSDDKTGMILYLH from the coding sequence TTGTGGGGAGCGGCCTGTGCAGTCGTCCGTGTAGGAGATGCCCATATCGAGTACGCGCAGTTGGGAGATTGCATGATATTTGCCGTCTATGAGGATGACGCTGTGCGACCCCTGACGCATACGCAAGTCAGCCATTTGGAACAGGCCGCCTTGGCGAAGTGGGAAGAAGGAATTCATGAAGGATTGTGTACGCGAACAGAGCTGTACGAACGATGTATGGACATCCTGATCCATAACCGCTATCAGGCGAATGGACCAGGAGGCTATGGCGTGTTGAATGGCGATGCTGCCTGTCGTGATTTTATTGAGTATGGACGCATGAATCGAATTGGCGTGAAGGCATTGGTTCTCATAACGGATGGCCTTTTCATGCCGAGAGCTTTAAGTGGATCACAGCCGAAGTGGGAAGAGACGGTGCTGCCGATCGTACATAAAGGGTTGCAACGTTATACAGACGAGCTCATCTCTCTGGAAAACAACGACCCCGAATGCATCCGCTATATCCGCTTTAAAAAGTCAGACGACAAAACGGGCATGATCCTTTATCTTCATTAA
- a CDS encoding ABC transporter ATP-binding protein, producing the protein MIQVNHLQKDFRIHQARPGLGGAFRDLFSREYKTVNAVDDLSFTVEEGEMFALIGENGAGKSTTIKMLTGILTPSDGEIVINGYVPFKQREEYVRSIGVVFGQRSQLWWDLSPLESFRLLKSVYKVDEAEGEKWLERLIEELEISPFVSQPVRKLSLGQRMRCEVAASLIHKPRLLFLDEPTVGLDVLVKQKIREFLRNLNETENMTILLTTHDVSDIEALCKRVLVMDKGKLIFDGLLNDLKEKWGNGTEVSFQMKKRTSAAALRQALGEMPCEIEQINDFTLSVKVARSQEMLPFVLSTVMSSFEVSDVKIEETSTEDIVRNIYSSDQEVASHA; encoded by the coding sequence ATGATTCAGGTAAATCATTTACAAAAGGATTTCCGCATCCATCAGGCCAGACCGGGCCTTGGTGGTGCGTTTCGTGATTTGTTTAGTCGGGAGTACAAGACGGTAAATGCGGTGGATGACCTTTCTTTTACAGTAGAGGAAGGGGAAATGTTCGCACTGATTGGGGAAAATGGTGCCGGAAAATCGACCACGATCAAGATGCTGACCGGTATCTTGACCCCGAGCGACGGCGAAATCGTCATTAACGGCTATGTGCCCTTCAAGCAGCGGGAAGAGTACGTTCGTTCCATCGGAGTTGTTTTCGGGCAGCGCTCTCAGCTTTGGTGGGACCTATCGCCGCTAGAGTCCTTCCGCCTGTTGAAAAGTGTTTATAAGGTTGACGAAGCAGAAGGAGAAAAGTGGCTGGAGCGTTTGATTGAGGAGCTGGAAATTTCCCCGTTCGTCAGTCAGCCAGTGCGCAAGCTGAGTCTCGGACAGCGGATGCGCTGCGAAGTGGCTGCTTCGTTGATTCATAAGCCGCGCCTGCTGTTTCTCGATGAACCGACAGTTGGACTCGATGTGCTCGTTAAGCAAAAAATCCGTGAGTTTCTCCGCAATCTGAACGAGACGGAAAATATGACAATCTTGTTGACGACTCACGATGTGTCAGACATCGAAGCCCTCTGTAAACGCGTGCTTGTCATGGACAAAGGGAAGCTGATCTTCGATGGCTTGCTGAATGATCTCAAGGAAAAATGGGGCAATGGCACAGAGGTGTCCTTCCAAATGAAAAAGCGCACTTCAGCAGCCGCACTCCGTCAAGCATTGGGAGAGATGCCTTGTGAGATCGAGCAAATCAACGATTTTACCCTCAGTGTAAAGGTAGCGCGCAGTCAGGAAATGCTGCCCTTTGTTTTGTCGACAGTCATGTCATCCTTTGAAGTCAGTGACGTGAAAATCGAGGAGACGAGCACAGAGGATATCGTTCGCAACATTTATTCCTCAGACCAAGAGGTAGCCAGCCATGCGTAA
- a CDS encoding ABC transporter permease, whose product MRKLYMELIRMRFLTMLAYRVNYYSGIIIYAINIGAYYFLWGAIYGGQQQLGGLTVEQMTSYVAIAWMSRAFYFNNIDTEIAQDVREGKVAIEMIRPYNYLSVKTAQAFGEGIFRFLFFAGPGIFLISLIIPFSFPATATGWGLYLISLMCAFLINTQINLVTGLLTFFLFRNDGMMRAKRVVVDLLSGLVLPISFFPGWAQTAMGYLPFQAVNYYPSLIFTGAITTERSWELIGFQVIWMFVILVPILVMWRLARNKLVVQGG is encoded by the coding sequence ATGCGTAAGCTTTATATGGAACTCATCCGCATGAGGTTTTTGACGATGCTTGCCTATCGTGTGAACTATTACAGCGGGATCATTATTTACGCGATTAACATCGGTGCGTACTACTTTTTATGGGGAGCGATCTACGGAGGCCAGCAGCAGTTGGGCGGGCTTACGGTGGAACAAATGACTTCCTACGTTGCGATTGCTTGGATGTCGCGGGCGTTTTATTTTAACAACATCGATACAGAAATAGCCCAAGACGTCCGAGAAGGCAAGGTCGCGATCGAAATGATACGCCCTTATAATTACTTGTCCGTGAAAACGGCGCAGGCGTTTGGGGAAGGGATCTTTCGCTTTCTCTTTTTCGCGGGTCCAGGGATATTCCTTATCAGCCTAATCATTCCGTTCAGCTTCCCGGCGACAGCGACTGGATGGGGGCTGTATTTGATCAGCTTGATGTGTGCGTTTTTGATCAATACACAAATTAATCTGGTAACCGGCTTGCTGACTTTCTTCTTGTTCCGAAACGATGGCATGATGCGAGCCAAGCGAGTCGTGGTGGATCTGTTATCTGGTCTCGTGCTGCCGATCAGCTTTTTCCCGGGCTGGGCGCAAACGGCAATGGGGTATCTTCCATTTCAGGCGGTCAACTACTATCCGAGCCTGATCTTCACAGGTGCGATTACAACGGAACGTTCCTGGGAATTGATCGGTTTTCAGGTCATCTGGATGTTTGTCATACTGGTTCCCATCTTGGTGATGTGGCGTCTTGCCCGCAACAAGCTGGTTGTGCAAGGAGGGTAG
- a CDS encoding ABC transporter permease, which translates to MQNMKHIFSIFADYLSQYFKTRLAYRTDFLGDFVSNLVSELINLIFIIVVFTHVPLMGDWTRDEIIFIYGFFLVPYALFSMFFGFWDFNERYIIRGEMDRILTRPIHNLAQVCLESIAPDRIFGVITGIIIMGYAAIQLDLSFYWYDVFIFIGLSISGALIYGGVYTAIAAVSFFSDSRTGIAPMIYNIQQYGRYPVDVYNKAIRFVLTYVLPFAFVGVYPAAYFLRKEVWYTYAAMTPVVAVIFFGIGLLVWNWGVTKYRGAGS; encoded by the coding sequence ATGCAAAACATGAAACATATTTTTAGTATTTTTGCCGACTACCTGAGCCAGTACTTCAAGACGAGACTTGCCTATCGAACGGATTTTCTCGGGGATTTTGTGTCCAATCTGGTTTCTGAGCTGATCAATCTCATCTTTATTATTGTCGTGTTCACGCATGTTCCGCTGATGGGGGATTGGACGCGTGACGAGATTATCTTTATCTATGGTTTCTTTTTGGTTCCATACGCGTTGTTCTCGATGTTCTTCGGTTTTTGGGACTTCAACGAACGGTATATTATCCGAGGTGAGATGGATCGCATACTGACGAGGCCGATTCACAATCTGGCGCAGGTGTGTCTCGAATCGATTGCGCCAGACCGCATTTTTGGAGTCATAACCGGGATCATCATTATGGGGTATGCTGCCATTCAACTCGATTTGTCGTTTTACTGGTACGACGTGTTCATCTTTATCGGGCTCTCGATCAGCGGGGCACTGATTTACGGTGGCGTGTATACCGCGATTGCTGCGGTTAGCTTCTTTTCCGACTCGCGGACAGGGATTGCCCCGATGATTTACAACATCCAGCAATATGGGCGCTATCCGGTAGACGTGTACAATAAGGCTATTCGCTTTGTGCTCACCTACGTGCTGCCGTTTGCCTTCGTAGGTGTTTATCCGGCGGCATACTTTTTGCGCAAGGAAGTCTGGTACACATATGCGGCAATGACGCCAGTAGTGGCTGTTATTTTCTTTGGGATTGGGCTTCTCGTTTGGAACTGGGGTGTCACGAAGTATCGGGGAGCGGGTTCTTGA
- a CDS encoding putative holin-like toxin — protein sequence MVTNETLGLLFQFGLFLVALIGLVVTLTKKKRPPLS from the coding sequence GTGGTAACGAATGAAACACTCGGACTACTTTTCCAGTTTGGGTTGTTCCTGGTCGCTTTAATCGGCTTGGTTGTTACCTTGACCAAAAAGAAAAGACCGCCCTTGAGTTGA